The Medicago truncatula cultivar Jemalong A17 chromosome 4, MtrunA17r5.0-ANR, whole genome shotgun sequence genome includes a region encoding these proteins:
- the LOC11417727 gene encoding 3-oxo-Delta(4,5)-steroid 5-beta-reductase isoform X2, which produces MAHQSPVALVVGVTGMAGLSLAKALKQPDCLGGPWKVYGAARHSPDEWFPSSILDSFITFDAVNSADTRAKLLPIANEVTHLFWVTFQLVADEEVKISVNKSMLLNVLTVLKSYPSSPLTHITVQTGTKHYLGPVHDPVQSTKLICHEPPFEENMPRLSYPNFYYALEDLVKSYAPSITYSIHRSSIIIGASPRSAYNMLMVLATYAAICRQVGLPFRFPGNRYTWEHFCDMTDARVLAKQHVWAAVTKKAKNQAFNCTNGDVFAWKSMWIWMKRKSLIWCSLCVIRVRFGIRLWRSMDFIRPNWRKLLVLMPWCQFFDLSFNLYLV; this is translated from the exons ATGGCGCATCAAAGTCCCGTAGCACTAGTAGTTGGAGTAACGGGAATGGCTGGCCTAAGCTTAGCCAAAGCCTTGAAGCAGCCTGATTGTCTCGGAGGTCCATGGAAAGTTTATGGCGCAGCTCGCCATTCCCCCGATGAATGGTTCCCTTCTTCCATCCTCGACAGCTTCATAACCTTCGACGCAGTTAACTCAGCTGACACACGCGCCAAGCTATTACCTATAGCTAACGAAGTCACCCACCTATTCTGGGTCACATTCCAGCTTGTAGCAGACGAAGAAGTTAAGATCAGCGTTAACAAATCCATGCTTCTTAACGTTCTCACTGTCCTAAAATCTTATCCGTCTTCGCCTCTCACCCATATAACAGTACAAACAGGAACCAAACACTACTTGGGTCCAGTGCATGACCCGGTTCAGTCTACCAAACTTATCTGCCACGAACCACCTTTCGAAGAGAATATGCCTCGACTCTCTTATCCAAATTTCTATTACGCGCTTGAGGATCTCGTTAAATCCTATGCACCTTCAATTACATACTCAATACATCGTTCCTCTATCATAATAGGTGCTTCGCCAAGAAGTGCATACAACATGCTGATGGTACTAGCGACATACGCTGCCATATGTCGCCAGGTAGGATTACCGTTTCGTTTTCCAGGAAATAGGTACACTTGGGAGCATTTCTGTGATATGACGGATGCTCGTGTGCTGGCAAAGCAACATGTATGGGCTGCAGTTACAAAGAAGGCTAAGAACCAAGCGTTTAATTGCACAAATGGTGACGTTTTCGCATGGAAGAGTA TGTGGATTTGGATGAAAAGGAAGAGTTTGATTTGGTGCAGTTTATGCGTGATAAGGGTGAGGTTTGGGATCAGATTGTGGAGGAGTATGGACTTCATAAGACCAAATTGGAGGAAATTGCTTGTTTTGATGCCTTGGTGCCAGTTTTTCGATTTGAGTTTCAACTTGTATCTAGTATGA
- the LOC11417727 gene encoding 3-oxo-Delta(4,5)-steroid 5-beta-reductase isoform X3, whose protein sequence is MAHQSPVALVVGVTGMAGLSLAKALKQPDCLGGPWKVYGAARHSPDEWFPSSILDSFITFDAVNSADTRAKLLPIANEVTHLFWVTFQLVADEEVKISVNKSMLLNVLTVLKSYPSSPLTHITVQTGTKHYLGPVHDPVQSTKLICHEPPFEENMPRLSYPNFYYALEDLVKSYAPSITYSIHRSSIIIGASPRSAYNMLMVLATYAAICRQVGLPFRFPGNRYTWEHFCDMTDARVLAKQHVWAAVTKKAKNQAFNCTNGDVFAWKSMWIWMKRKSLIWCSLCVIRVRFGIRLWRSMDFIRPNWRKLLVLMPWCQFFDLSFNLYLV, encoded by the exons ATGGCGCATCAAAGTCCCGTAGCACTAGTAGTTGGAGTAACGGGAATGGCTGGCCTAAGCTTAGCCAAAGCCTTGAAGCAGCCTGATTGTCTCGGAGGTCCATGGAAAGTTTATGGCGCAGCTCGCCATTCCCCCGATGAATGGTTCCCTTCTTCCATCCTCGACAGCTTCATAACCTTCGACGCAGTTAACTCAGCTGACACACGCGCCAAGCTATTACCTATAGCTAACGAAGTCACCCACCTATTCTGGGTCACATTCCAGCTTGTAGCAGACGAAGAAGTTAAGATCAGCGTTAACAAATCCATGCTTCTTAACGTTCTCACTGTCCTAAAATCTTATCCGTCTTCGCCTCTCACCCATATAACAGTACAAACAGGAACCAAACACTACTTGGGTCCAGTGCATGACCCGGTTCAGTCTACCAAACTTATCTGCCACGAACCACCTTTCGAAGAGAATATGCCTCGACTCTCTTATCCAAATTTCTATTACGCGCTTGAGGATCTCGTTAAATCCTATGCACCTTCAATTACATACTCAATACATCGTTCCTCTATCATAATAGGTGCTTCGCCAAGAAGTGCATACAACATGCTGATGGTACTAGCGACATACGCTGCCATATGTCGCCAGGTAGGATTACCGTTTCGTTTTCCAGGAAATAGGTACACTTGGGAGCATTTCTGTGATATGACGGATGCTCGTGTGCTGGCAAAGCAACATGTATGGGCTGCAGTTACAAAGAAGGCTAAGAACCAAGCGTTTAATTGCACAAATGGTGACGTTTTCGCATGGAAGAGTATGTGGA TTTGGATGAAAAGGAAGAGTTTGATTTGGTGCAGTTTATGCGTGATAAGGGTGAGGTTTGGGATCAGATTGTGGAGGAGTATGGACTTCATAAGACCAAATTGGAGGAAATTGCTTGTTTTGATGCCTTGGTGCCAGTTTTTCGATTTGAGTTTCAACTTGTATCTAGTATGA
- the LOC11417727 gene encoding (S)-8-oxocitronellyl enol synthase CYC2 isoform X1 yields MAHQSPVALVVGVTGMAGLSLAKALKQPDCLGGPWKVYGAARHSPDEWFPSSILDSFITFDAVNSADTRAKLLPIANEVTHLFWVTFQLVADEEVKISVNKSMLLNVLTVLKSYPSSPLTHITVQTGTKHYLGPVHDPVQSTKLICHEPPFEENMPRLSYPNFYYALEDLVKSYAPSITYSIHRSSIIIGASPRSAYNMLMVLATYAAICRQVGLPFRFPGNRYTWEHFCDMTDARVLAKQHVWAAVTKKAKNQAFNCTNGDVFAWKSMWKVLCKTFAVKFVDLDEKEEFDLVQFMRDKGEVWDQIVEEYGLHKTKLEEIACFDALVPVFRFEFQLVSSMNKSKNYEFFEYAETFNSVKFWVMKLREMNLIPIYEH; encoded by the coding sequence ATGGCGCATCAAAGTCCCGTAGCACTAGTAGTTGGAGTAACGGGAATGGCTGGCCTAAGCTTAGCCAAAGCCTTGAAGCAGCCTGATTGTCTCGGAGGTCCATGGAAAGTTTATGGCGCAGCTCGCCATTCCCCCGATGAATGGTTCCCTTCTTCCATCCTCGACAGCTTCATAACCTTCGACGCAGTTAACTCAGCTGACACACGCGCCAAGCTATTACCTATAGCTAACGAAGTCACCCACCTATTCTGGGTCACATTCCAGCTTGTAGCAGACGAAGAAGTTAAGATCAGCGTTAACAAATCCATGCTTCTTAACGTTCTCACTGTCCTAAAATCTTATCCGTCTTCGCCTCTCACCCATATAACAGTACAAACAGGAACCAAACACTACTTGGGTCCAGTGCATGACCCGGTTCAGTCTACCAAACTTATCTGCCACGAACCACCTTTCGAAGAGAATATGCCTCGACTCTCTTATCCAAATTTCTATTACGCGCTTGAGGATCTCGTTAAATCCTATGCACCTTCAATTACATACTCAATACATCGTTCCTCTATCATAATAGGTGCTTCGCCAAGAAGTGCATACAACATGCTGATGGTACTAGCGACATACGCTGCCATATGTCGCCAGGTAGGATTACCGTTTCGTTTTCCAGGAAATAGGTACACTTGGGAGCATTTCTGTGATATGACGGATGCTCGTGTGCTGGCAAAGCAACATGTATGGGCTGCAGTTACAAAGAAGGCTAAGAACCAAGCGTTTAATTGCACAAATGGTGACGTTTTCGCATGGAAGAGTATGTGGAAGGTGCTTTGTAAGACTTTTGCTGTTAAGTTTGTGGATTTGGATGAAAAGGAAGAGTTTGATTTGGTGCAGTTTATGCGTGATAAGGGTGAGGTTTGGGATCAGATTGTGGAGGAGTATGGACTTCATAAGACCAAATTGGAGGAAATTGCTTGTTTTGATGCCTTGGTGCCAGTTTTTCGATTTGAGTTTCAACTTGTATCTAGTATGAATAAGAGTaaaaattatgagttttttGAGTATGCTGAGACGTTTAATAGTGTGAAATTCTGGGTGATGAAGCTGAGGGAGATGAATCTCATACCCATCTACGAACATTGA
- the LOC11422889 gene encoding acetate/butyrate--CoA ligase AAE7, peroxisomal, with protein MGTKQDIDDLPKNAANYTSLTPLWFLERAAQVHPTRKSIIHGSRHYTWRQTYQRCRRFASALSNRSIALGNTVAVIAPNIPALYEAHFGIPMAGAVINPVNIRLNASTIAFLLGHCTASVVIVDQEFFSLAEEALKIWSDKTKTFKSPILIVIGDENCDPKSLRYALSKGAVEYEDFLRSGDPEYNWKPPEDEWQSIALGYTSGTTASPKGVVLHHRGAYLMSLSGALIWGMNEGAVYLWTLPMFHCNGWCYTWTLAALFGTNICLRQVSAKAVYEAIVKYKVTHFCAAPVVLNSIINAPAEETILPLPHVVHVNTAGAAPPPSVLSGMSERGFRVTHTYGLSETYGPSVYCAWKPEWDSLPPESRARLHARQGVKYIALEGLDVVNTKTMQPVPADGKTVGEIVMRGNAVMKGYLKNPKANEESFANGWYHSGDLAVKHPDGYIEIKDRSKDIIISGAENISSVEVENALYSHPAILETSVVARPDEKWGESPCAFVTLKPGVDRSNEQRLVEDILKFCRAKMPTYWVPKSVVFGPLPKTATGKVQKHLLRAKAKEMGPLKTSKL; from the exons ATGGGTACGAAACAAGACATAGACGACCTTCCAAAGAACGCGGCAAACTACACATCCTTAACACCTTTATGGTTCTTAGAAAGAGCAGCTCAGGTTCATCCAACTAGAAAATCCATCATCCATGGATCCCGTCACTACACATGGCGTCAGACTTATCAACGCTGCCGTCGATTCGCCTCCGCTCTTTCCAACCGTTCCATTGCTCTCGGAAACACC GTAGCTGTTATTGCACCCAATATTCCAGCTCTCTATGAAGCTCATTTTGGGATTCCAATGGCAGGGGCAGTGATAAACCCTGTCAACATTAGGCTAAATGCATCCACAATTGCTTTTCTTCTTGGTCATTGCACTGCATCAGTTGTAATTGTGGATCAAGAGTTCTTTTCATTGGCAGAAGAAGCATTGAAAATATGGTCTGACAAAACCAAAACATTTAAGTCTCCgattttaattgtcattggtgATGAGAATTGTGACCCTAAGTCACTTAGATATGCATTGAGCAAAGGGGCAGTTGAATATGAGGACTTTCTTCGAAGTGGTGACCCTGAATACAATTGGAAGCCACCAGAGGATGAGTGGCAGAGCATTGCTTTGGGTTACACGTCTGGGACCACTGCTAGTCCGAAAGGTGTGGTTTTGCATCACCGTGGAGCGTATCTCATGTCTCTTAGTGGTGCACTTATTTGGGGAATGAATGAAGGAGCTGTATATCTTTGGACTCTACCCATGTTTCATTGCAATGGTTGGTGCTATACTTGGACACTTGCAGCTCTCTTTGGCACAAACATATGCCTCCGCCAG GTATCAGCAAAAGCAGTATATGAAGCCATTGTTAAGTACAAAGTGACTCATTTTTGTGCAGCACCAGTGGTGCTTAACTCAATAATTAATGCTCCGGCTGAGGAAACCATACTTCCTCTACCTCATGTTGTACATGTGAATACTGCTGGTGCTGCTCCTCCTCCTTCTGTTCTTTCCGGCATGTCTGAACGAGGATTTCGTGTCACACACACTTACGGTCTTTCAGAAACCTATGGCCCATCCGTCTATTGTGCCTGGAAACCAGAGTGGGACTCACTTCCACCAGAATCCCGTGCCCGGCTCCATGCAAGACAAGGGGTTAAGTACATTGCCTTGGAAGGCTTGGATGTTGTGAACACAAAAACTATGCAACCTGTACCTGCTGATGGTAAAACTGTTGGCGAAATCGTGATGCGTGGTAATGCTGTCATGAAAGGCTACTTAAAGAACCCTAAAGCTAATGAAGAGAGCTTTGCAAATGGATGGTATCATTCCGGTGATCTTGCGGTGAAGCATCCAGATGGATATATAGAAATTAAAGACAGATCAAAGGACATCATCATCTCAGGTGCTGAAAATATCAGCAGTGTAGAGGTAGAGAATGCTCTGTACTCGCATCCTGCTATACTTGAGACATCAGTGGTCGCTAGACCAGACGAGAAATGGGGCGAGTCTCCGTGTGCGTTTGTGACATTAAAGCCAGGAGTGGATAGGAGTAACGAGCAACGTCTAGTCGAGGACATACTGAAGTTCTGTAGGGCCAAGATGCCTACTTATTGGGTACCGAAATCGGTTGTCTTTGGACCGTTACCTAAGACAGCTACTGGGAAGGTACAGAAGCATCTGCTGAGGGCTAAGGCAAAGGAGATGGGACCTCTCAAGACGAGCAAGTTGTAA